Proteins from a single region of Trichoplusia ni isolate ovarian cell line Hi5 chromosome 3, tn1, whole genome shotgun sequence:
- the LOC113492052 gene encoding glucose dehydrogenase [FAD, quinone]-like has protein sequence MSCISGAPCLYPTTGNAVSTFASALQYFAAAQCLLTPELLPEASVKNFESFDFIIVGAGSAGSVVANRLSENKKWNVLLIEAGGDAPIEANVPGLESNLFNTTYDWKYLTVNNGRTSQSLINGSVGWIRGKMLGGCSSINAMFYVQGNSADYQRWYDAGNKEWSVNEVRRCFRKSESLQNDEMLSDPKIRAHYGHNGPLVINKFNSTFRRYTDKVMEAWEEIGFRNVPDLNIENVMTSGLIPGTAANGVRQSTDRAFLLPIAGRTNIKILKRSLVTKVLVTKELKAYGIEMEKDGKKYTFYATREVVVSAGAIASPQLLMLSGIGPVEHLREKKIPCVVNSPKVGQDLQDHCVVPVFIHGDVPDEVSVPDTHYDNLNYLVNRQGPLAQSDLTTDAMAFYSTDKNASYSNCQTSLTIFPKNKSLLSDTITKTFRYKENVVDSIVEANKNHATYLLIYNLLHPESKGNISLSSNNPKDSPLIHPNYLSDPRDLETVVKGLKMATKIVNTKYFKSIGGFLGRLNIPACNKFFLDSEEYWRCVSINLVSTLWHPVRTCQMGTDIGNSVVDSRLRVHGVKGLRVVDASVMPNTVSGNTNAASIMIGERGSELIIEDNTKCGLKCISEKIISEILEHRESNINRI, from the exons ATGTCGTG tattaGCGGTGCACCATGCTTGTATCCAACAACTGGCAATGCTGTATCGACCTTCGCATCAGCACTGCAGTACTTCGCGGCAGCACAATGTCTCCTTACTCCTGAATTGCTTCCAGAGGCTTCtgtaaaaa ACTTTGAAAGTTTCGACTTCATTATAGTCGGGGCAGGGTCGGCAGGAAGTGTGGTTGCTAACAGACTAAGTGAAAATAAGAAATGGAATGTATTACTGATAGAAGCAGGAGGCGATGCGCCTATTGAAGCCAAT GTCCCAGGTTTGGAATCCAATTTGTTTAACACTACTTATGATTGGAAATATTTAACTGTAAACAATGGAAGAACAAGTCAGAGCCTCATAAATGGCTCCGTGGGTTGGATAAGAGGAAAAATGCTTGGTGGCTGCAGTAGCATCAACGCCATGTTTTACGTGCAAGGAAATAGCGCAGACTATCAAAGGTGGTATGACGCAGGAAATAAGGAATGGAGCGTTAATGAAGTACGTCGATGTTTTAGAAAATCAGAGAGTCTTCAAAATGATGAAATGCTGAGTGATCCTAAAATCAGAGCACACTACGGGCACAATGGACCACTCGTTATCAATAAATTCAACAGCACTTTTAGAAGGTATACAGATAAAGTTATGGAAGCTTGGGAAGAAATTGGTTTTAGAAACGTTCCGGATCTTAATATAGAAAATGTCATGACTTCTGGCCTTATCCCCGGTACAGCAGCTAACGGTGTCAGGCAAAGTACAGACAGAGCTTTTTTACTACCAATTGCTGGAAGAACgaacatcaaaatattgaaaagatcTCTGGTTACAAAAGTATTAGTAACTAAGGAATTAAAAGCATATGGTATTGAAATGGAAAAAGATGGCAAGAAATATACGTTTTACGCAACTCGAGAAGTCGTAGTAAGCGCTGGTGCAATTGCTTCACCACAGTTACTGATGCTATCTGGTATAGGGCCTGTTGAGCATTTACGAGAAAAGAAAATTCCTTGCGTCGTTAATTCGCCTAAAGTGGGACAAGATCTTCAGGATCACTGCGTCGTGCCCGTATTCATTCACGGTGATGTACCTGACGAGGTTTCAGTACCTGATACACACTACGACAACTTGAACTATCTAGTTAATCGCCAAGGTCCTCTAGCCCAAAGCGATTTGACGACCGACGCAATGGCATTTTACTCAACAGATAAAAATGCTTCGTATTCAAACTGTCAAACAAGTCTCAcgatttttccaaaaaataagtCGTTATTATCAGATACTATTACAAAAACTTTCCGATACAAGGAAAATGTTGTAGATTCTATAGTAGAAGCAAACAAAAATCATGCTACgtacttattaatttacaatCTTTTGCATCCAGAATCCAAAGGAAATATTTCGCTAAGTTCGAACAATCCTAAAGATTCTCCTCTTATTCATCCAAACTACTTATCTGATCCTAGAGATTTAGAAACTGTTGTTAAGGGACTGAAAATGGCAACCAAAATAGTCAACACCAAGTACTTCAAATCTATCGGAGGTTTCTTGGGAAGACTGAACATTCCCGCTTGCAATAAATTCTTCTTAGATAGTGAAGAATATTGGAGATGCGTAAGTATTAATTTAGTGTCTACACTGTGGCACCCTGTCAGGACATGTCAGATGGGGACAGACATCGGCAACTCGGTGGTGGACAGCCGGTTAAGAGTACATGGAGTCAAAGGATTACGTGTGGTTGACGCAAGTGTGATGCCTAATACCGTCAGTGGTAACACTAACGCCGCATCCATCATGATCGGAGAAAGAGGTTCGGAACTTATCATTGAAGATAACACTAAATGTGGACTTAAATGTATAAGTGAAAAAATCATTAGCGAAATTTTGGAACATAGGGAATCcaatattaatagaatttaa